One Candidatus Methylacidithermus pantelleriae genomic window carries:
- a CDS encoding ABC transporter ATP-binding protein gives MKPDLWKQIPEASGPGYRPKAVLAPIGRQGEPFVRCRNLRRSLGEGASRVEVLKGIDLDLYPGRLHAVVGPSGCGKSTLLYILGLLDTPDQGELWIRGRAVLSLSDAEASQYRSELIGFVFQFHFLLNDFTAAENVMIPMARLGRWSATQMRERALQLLEAVGLASKADKLARQLSGGEQQRVAIARALANDPPLILADEPTGNLDTANSEQVFSLLARLVRSGRKVLLVVTHNPAIAHACDEIYEMRDGQVIARYVGQDRLRA, from the coding sequence ATGAAACCTGATCTCTGGAAGCAAATCCCAGAAGCTTCGGGCCCGGGTTATCGTCCGAAAGCGGTCCTAGCGCCGATCGGAAGGCAAGGGGAACCCTTTGTACGATGCCGCAATCTCCGAAGAAGCCTGGGGGAAGGAGCCAGCCGCGTGGAAGTTCTCAAGGGAATTGATCTCGATTTGTACCCGGGCCGGCTTCATGCCGTGGTCGGACCCTCAGGCTGCGGAAAGAGCACCCTTCTCTATATCCTGGGCCTTCTGGACACTCCCGACCAAGGAGAACTTTGGATCCGCGGTCGGGCCGTTTTGAGCCTGTCGGACGCGGAGGCTTCTCAATACCGTAGCGAGCTCATTGGCTTTGTGTTCCAGTTTCACTTTCTCTTAAATGACTTTACCGCCGCCGAAAATGTCATGATTCCCATGGCACGGCTGGGTCGGTGGTCGGCCACGCAGATGCGGGAGCGGGCGTTGCAACTCCTGGAAGCCGTGGGACTGGCATCCAAAGCCGATAAGCTGGCCCGACAGTTGTCCGGGGGAGAACAACAACGGGTGGCGATCGCTCGCGCCCTGGCCAACGATCCACCCTTGATTTTAGCCGACGAACCCACCGGGAACTTGGACACGGCCAACTCTGAACAGGTTTTTTCTTTGCTCGCCCGTTTGGTCCGGTCCGGTCGAAAGGTACTCCTCGTTGTAACCCACAACCCCGCCATTGCTCATGCCTGTGATGAGATCTATGAAATGAGGGACGGACAAGTCATTGCTCGTTATGTCGGACAAGACCGCTTGCGGGCTTGA
- a CDS encoding glycosyltransferase family 2 protein, whose amino-acid sequence MENYAIIIPTYNLFPMLRRCLESLATTTRTMPPKEILVIDDGSTDQTRPWLMQQGPPLRVLSHARPQGFAKSSNEGAAEAQSPVLIFLNNDVEALANWVEPLLDVLWSYPDVGFVGNAQWNPKTRRWDHLGVVFSPEGLPTHMGKGFRWNPFRGVRTWRAVTAACCAIRREVFWEAGGFDTSFRNGWEDMDLCLRLGRKGYRHYVAYESKVHHWVSSSPGRTACEKQNQDLFLQRWQGSLKQELGASELRLWAINYLGRYCDRPWAYNGWKLGKAFRVLLRGS is encoded by the coding sequence ATGGAAAACTACGCGATCATTATCCCGACCTATAATCTTTTTCCCATGCTCCGGCGGTGTCTGGAGAGCTTGGCAACGACCACGAGGACCATGCCCCCAAAGGAAATCCTCGTCATCGATGACGGAAGTACCGACCAAACACGCCCGTGGCTCATGCAACAGGGTCCGCCTCTGCGGGTCCTTTCCCATGCTCGTCCCCAAGGTTTTGCCAAAAGCTCCAACGAGGGGGCCGCTGAGGCGCAATCTCCGGTTCTTATCTTCCTTAATAACGATGTCGAAGCTTTGGCCAACTGGGTCGAACCGCTCCTCGATGTCTTGTGGAGCTACCCCGATGTTGGATTTGTGGGCAATGCCCAGTGGAATCCCAAAACCCGGCGATGGGACCATTTGGGAGTGGTTTTTAGCCCCGAAGGATTACCCACCCACATGGGCAAGGGCTTTCGATGGAATCCTTTCCGGGGTGTTCGTACCTGGCGGGCCGTGACAGCAGCATGCTGTGCGATCCGGCGGGAGGTATTTTGGGAAGCGGGGGGCTTTGACACCTCCTTCCGTAATGGCTGGGAAGACATGGATCTTTGTTTGCGCTTGGGAAGGAAAGGATATCGCCATTACGTGGCGTATGAAAGCAAGGTCCATCACTGGGTTTCTTCTTCTCCAGGGCGGACGGCATGCGAGAAGCAAAACCAGGATCTTTTTTTACAACGGTGGCAGGGGAGTCTTAAACAGGAGCTGGGAGCTTCCGAGTTGCGACTGTGGGCCATCAACTACCTGGGTAGGTATTGCGATCGCCCTTGGGCGTACAACGGGTGGAAACTTGGGAAGGCCTTTCGCGTTCTCCTTCGGGGAAGCTAG
- a CDS encoding sugar nucleotide-binding protein, translated as MVFLFGVTGYVGSAFFQYLLERKVPVRGFSRKEVNLLHREALWRLLQESKPEFIINAAGYTGKPNVDACEDHKAECLLGNVAIPAVLKEVCGELGLPWGHVSSGCIYTGSKAETFIGPVGFREEDPPNFSFRQNNCSFYSGTKALAEEILADAPLCYLWRLRIPFDSVDHPKNYLSKLLRYPKLVDVRNSLSYLREYVAACWACWEKRLPFGTFNVTNPGSVTTREVVELILESPLGPKLVQSGKRFEFFSSEEEFYREAARTPRSNCVLDSSKILQHGVFLSDVREALAKALRSWRWKGEWRLGEEP; from the coding sequence ATGGTTTTCCTCTTTGGAGTTACCGGCTATGTCGGTTCCGCTTTCTTTCAGTACCTTTTGGAACGAAAGGTGCCGGTTCGCGGGTTTTCCCGCAAGGAAGTTAACCTCTTACATCGGGAAGCGCTTTGGCGGTTACTTCAGGAGTCCAAACCCGAGTTTATCATTAATGCTGCAGGCTACACGGGGAAGCCCAATGTGGATGCTTGTGAGGATCACAAGGCCGAATGTCTTTTGGGCAATGTGGCAATTCCTGCGGTCCTAAAGGAAGTTTGCGGGGAACTGGGGCTTCCCTGGGGGCATGTGTCATCGGGGTGTATTTACACGGGCTCAAAAGCCGAAACCTTCATTGGGCCGGTAGGTTTTAGGGAAGAAGACCCCCCCAATTTTTCGTTTCGGCAGAATAACTGCAGCTTCTATAGTGGAACCAAAGCACTGGCAGAGGAAATCCTGGCCGACGCGCCCTTGTGTTACCTATGGCGGTTGCGGATACCCTTTGACTCGGTGGATCACCCGAAAAACTATCTCTCCAAGCTTTTGCGCTACCCGAAACTGGTAGATGTTCGTAACTCCCTCTCCTATTTGCGAGAATATGTTGCAGCGTGCTGGGCTTGCTGGGAAAAAAGACTTCCCTTCGGGACATTCAATGTGACAAATCCTGGTTCTGTGACGACCCGGGAGGTGGTCGAGCTTATCCTGGAGTCTCCGCTCGGACCGAAGCTCGTCCAATCGGGCAAGCGCTTTGAATTTTTTTCCAGCGAAGAGGAATTCTACCGGGAGGCAGCTCGGACCCCTCGATCCAATTGCGTATTGGATAGCTCTAAGATTCTCCAGCACGGGGTTTTCTTAAGCGACGTGCGCGAGGCGTTGGCGAAGGCTTTACGTTCGTGGCGCTGGAAGGGGGAATGGCGGCTAGGAGAGGAGCCGTGA
- the rfbB gene encoding dTDP-glucose 4,6-dehydratase has product MTEEKSWLITGGAGFIGSNLIRWLLLEQPASQAPVRLINLDKLTYAGNLANLKEVETDPRYCFVHGSMGDKTLVAEILRQHQVGVLLHLAAESHVDRSIDEPEQFARTNVLETVSLLETVLQYWKELPRKEAQRFRFVHVSTDEVFGSLLPQEEPFTEKTPYNPSSPYAASKAGADHFVRAYGRTFGLPVVLTHSSNNYGPYQFPEKLLPLTILNALEERPLPLYGDGLQVRDWIYVLDHCRALHRVIHKGKPGESYAIGGGVQISNLDLVRKVCRILDERRPRPGGKKHEELLCFVADRPGHDRRYATNPSKIVRELGWKPLEDLESGLAKTVDWYLAHQDWCREITEKRYARQRLGLRASSRNEYAG; this is encoded by the coding sequence GTGACGGAAGAAAAAAGCTGGTTAATTACAGGGGGAGCTGGGTTTATTGGTTCCAATCTCATTCGCTGGTTACTTTTGGAACAGCCAGCTTCCCAGGCTCCGGTCAGGCTGATTAACCTCGATAAGCTTACCTACGCCGGGAATTTGGCCAATCTGAAAGAGGTGGAGACTGATCCCCGGTACTGCTTTGTCCATGGTTCAATGGGTGATAAAACCCTGGTTGCGGAAATTCTCCGGCAGCATCAAGTAGGGGTTCTTTTGCACTTGGCTGCCGAATCGCATGTCGACCGGTCCATTGATGAACCCGAACAATTTGCCCGAACCAACGTGTTGGAAACGGTTTCGTTATTGGAGACCGTCCTCCAGTATTGGAAGGAACTTCCAAGAAAGGAAGCGCAACGGTTCCGCTTTGTTCATGTGTCGACCGACGAGGTCTTTGGTTCTCTCTTACCTCAAGAGGAACCTTTTACGGAAAAAACTCCTTACAACCCCTCCAGTCCCTACGCGGCTTCCAAAGCTGGGGCGGATCATTTTGTCCGGGCGTACGGGAGAACTTTCGGGTTACCCGTGGTTCTCACTCATAGTTCCAATAACTATGGGCCGTACCAGTTTCCGGAAAAACTTTTGCCTTTAACGATTTTGAACGCCCTCGAAGAGCGCCCGTTACCCCTGTACGGGGATGGGCTACAGGTTCGGGATTGGATTTATGTCCTGGATCATTGCCGGGCCCTCCATCGCGTGATCCACAAGGGAAAGCCCGGAGAAAGTTACGCGATTGGCGGAGGGGTGCAAATTTCCAACCTGGATCTGGTGCGAAAGGTTTGCCGGATACTTGATGAGCGACGTCCGCGGCCCGGAGGCAAAAAACATGAGGAGCTTTTGTGTTTTGTTGCCGATCGGCCTGGACACGACCGTAGATATGCGACCAACCCCTCCAAGATCGTTCGAGAACTCGGTTGGAAGCCGCTTGAGGATCTTGAAAGCGGCCTAGCAAAGACGGTGGATTGGTACCTGGCTCATCAGGATTGGTGTAGGGAAATTACCGAAAAGCGGTATGCACGCCAGCGGTTAGGATTGCGAGCCTCTTCAAGAAATGAATACGCGGGATAA
- the rfbA gene encoding glucose-1-phosphate thymidylyltransferase RfbA — MGESLVESSSPIQRRGIVLAGGSGTRLYPVTRAVSKQLMPVYDKPMVYYPISVLMLANIRTILLISTPADLPVFQRLLKDGSQFGIQISYALQPEPRGLAEAYLIGAEFLRGFPSCLILGDNLFYGHNLTSILYQASLRKRGATIFAYRVANPSAYGVVELGPDGKALSLEEKPSKPRSPYAIPGIYFCDERAPAFASRLRPSTRGELEITDLLRFYLEEGSLHVELLGRGTAWMDTGTPDALHEASSFVRAIEHRQGLKVACLEEIAYAKGWIDEEILERQALLYGNSSYGAYLRFLLHSEAGQNSWE, encoded by the coding sequence ATGGGAGAATCCTTAGTCGAAAGCTCTTCCCCCATCCAACGGCGAGGGATTGTGCTGGCCGGAGGGAGCGGGACGCGACTCTATCCTGTAACACGGGCTGTGAGCAAGCAGCTCATGCCGGTCTATGACAAACCGATGGTGTATTATCCGATTTCCGTGCTTATGCTGGCGAACATTCGCACGATCTTATTGATTTCCACGCCAGCCGATCTCCCGGTCTTTCAGCGACTCCTAAAGGATGGAAGCCAGTTCGGCATCCAGATCTCCTATGCCCTGCAACCCGAGCCTCGGGGGCTTGCGGAGGCCTATCTTATTGGAGCAGAATTCCTTCGCGGGTTTCCCTCATGCTTGATTTTGGGAGATAATCTTTTCTACGGGCACAATCTAACATCGATTCTCTACCAGGCTTCCTTGCGAAAGCGGGGTGCGACCATTTTCGCCTACCGGGTTGCCAATCCTTCGGCGTACGGTGTGGTTGAACTTGGCCCGGATGGCAAGGCTTTGTCCCTCGAAGAAAAGCCTTCCAAACCGCGCTCGCCCTATGCCATTCCAGGAATCTACTTTTGTGACGAGCGAGCACCTGCCTTTGCCAGCCGGTTGCGCCCCTCGACCCGCGGCGAGCTGGAGATCACCGACTTGCTCCGGTTTTATCTGGAGGAAGGTTCTCTGCACGTGGAATTGCTGGGGCGCGGAACTGCCTGGATGGATACCGGCACACCCGATGCTTTGCATGAGGCCAGCTCCTTTGTTCGTGCGATTGAGCATCGCCAAGGGCTTAAGGTGGCGTGTTTGGAAGAGATCGCCTACGCGAAGGGCTGGATTGATGAGGAGATTCTGGAGCGACAGGCCTTGCTTTACGGGAATTCCTCCTATGGTGCGTACCTCCGGTTTCTGTTGCATTCTGAGGCGGGGCAGAATTCCTGGGAGTAG
- a CDS encoding DegT/DnrJ/EryC1/StrS family aminotransferase produces MRVQIGMLDAIGEKPWERQALHEVLERVLEHGQFILGEEVSRFESKMRDYLGVRHAVGVSSGTDALWIALLTLGIGPGDEVICPAFTFVATADAIALVGAKPVFVDVYPCCFTLSVEDLLRKWTPQTRAIMVVHLFGQPAQMDRLAAIAAQRGAYLIEDAAQALGTTYGGRKAGTLGTVGCFSFYPTKNLGALGDAGLVVTGDDGLAKKILALRSHGAVGRYRYRWVSGNFRLDALQAAWLESRLPALESKLAARKQNAERYISRFLSSGLAQVYPSVCSTGPTRVATTEEPLLWLPPVCRSGHSWNQFVVRLHPRIDRDWVQQALRKEGIETAVYYPVPLHLQECFQWLQGRPGDCPHSEELAGSSLALPVHAGLGPEEVDYVVETLVRLLRSQQL; encoded by the coding sequence GTGCGTGTGCAGATCGGTATGTTGGATGCGATTGGGGAGAAGCCCTGGGAGCGGCAAGCGCTCCACGAAGTCCTGGAGCGGGTTCTGGAGCATGGCCAGTTCATCCTGGGTGAGGAAGTTTCCCGGTTTGAATCCAAGATGCGGGACTATCTGGGGGTTCGTCATGCGGTAGGAGTCTCCTCGGGAACGGATGCGCTTTGGATTGCTCTTTTAACGCTCGGTATCGGGCCAGGGGACGAGGTCATTTGCCCTGCCTTTACTTTTGTGGCCACGGCGGATGCCATTGCGCTGGTAGGGGCCAAGCCGGTTTTCGTCGATGTCTATCCTTGTTGTTTTACCCTCTCGGTGGAAGACCTCTTACGGAAATGGACCCCGCAAACGAGGGCCATTATGGTGGTTCATCTTTTTGGCCAGCCGGCGCAAATGGATCGGCTCGCAGCCATTGCCGCGCAGCGTGGTGCATACCTCATTGAGGATGCGGCTCAGGCGCTGGGTACCACCTACGGCGGTCGAAAAGCCGGAACGCTGGGCACGGTCGGTTGCTTTTCCTTCTATCCCACCAAGAATCTAGGGGCCCTCGGAGACGCAGGGCTGGTGGTGACAGGAGACGATGGCTTGGCAAAGAAAATACTTGCCCTCCGCTCGCACGGAGCTGTGGGCCGGTATCGATACCGGTGGGTAAGCGGAAATTTCCGGTTGGATGCGCTGCAAGCTGCGTGGCTCGAATCTCGGCTGCCAGCCCTGGAGTCGAAGCTTGCTGCCCGCAAGCAGAACGCGGAAAGATACATCTCTCGGTTTCTTAGTTCTGGGCTTGCGCAAGTCTATCCAAGCGTATGCTCAACCGGGCCGACCAGGGTTGCAACGACGGAGGAGCCACTTTTGTGGCTGCCTCCGGTGTGCCGGAGCGGGCATAGCTGGAACCAGTTTGTGGTCCGGCTCCACCCGCGTATCGACCGGGATTGGGTACAGCAAGCCTTGCGGAAAGAGGGGATAGAGACGGCAGTTTACTACCCGGTTCCGCTCCACTTGCAGGAGTGTTTCCAGTGGCTCCAGGGCAGGCCAGGGGATTGCCCCCATTCCGAGGAGCTTGCAGGATCTTCCTTGGCCTTGCCGGTTCATGCGGGTTTAGGACCCGAGGAGGTGGACTACGTGGTGGAAACCCTCGTCCGGTTGCTTCGCTCGCAACAGCTTTGA
- the dnaE gene encoding DNA polymerase III subunit alpha, which yields MGKRRFIHLHVRSEYSLLRAYCPIPELVRTAAELEMPALALTDEGVLYGAVEFYRTCRAHNIQPILGCEIHVEEVAAGCGERLSRPPGSARSVIPNTAKLILLVKDSSGYENLLQLVSHAHLHSDGSPPRVGFSTLQDYAQGLVGISPAHSGPVSKRILGRDFAGAANMARTLEALFGRESFYLEIVDHGLPEELYLRKRLRELARELGIGLVATNDVYYVRPEHAALHEILLCIGAGVKLADPQRPRLPGSEFYLKSPEQMEELFGEEPSALETTVRIREQCRFELELGRNHFPTYIPPDGSTPEAYLRHLCEEGIRSRYGRESKLISQVRERLNYELAIIERLGFASYFLVVWDFIRFAREQGIPVGPGRGSAAGSLVAYLLRITDVDPLKYGLFFERFLNPERVSLPDIDIDFCYNRREEVIAYVRRRYGEESVAQIITFARLAARMAIRDVARVLGLSYGQADRLAKLVPSEPHITLNKALEEREELRSLAKDEVFRPVMEYASLLEGVPRQPGVHAAGVVIAPGAIARFVPLTRGENDVVVTQWAMEELELVGLLKMDFLGLKTLTVMQDCVELIRKETGNPHFSLEAVPLDDPKTFELLSLGKTVGVFQLESPGMRELCRRLQPGRLEDLIALVALYRPGPMENIGAYAERKLGLRPIQYDHPSLEPILKETYGVMIYQEQVMQAAHVLAGYTLGQADLLRRAMGKKKAEEMRAQKESFVEGACKLHGMSREEAERIFGELERFAGYGFNKAHSVCYGLLAYRMAYLKAHFPAIFFACSLSSEIGDTERIAELVREARMMGIELLPPDLNRSFPHFSFEDGAVRCGLAAIKNVGVSQAGLLVREREAAGPYASLEDVFLRIPEVSGWNRKALESLIKAGACDGWKMPRLGLCRQIDSGRKLSRSAAEEKSQGFLFEGKVFREGFSAPKPPEGDLSTDGSMGEDLAQRLAWEKELLGFYWSGHPIQGHQRELEALGLAPLESLEDKPDGGLVWVGGVVTRCDIRLAARDRRPFGRVVLEDQKGSVEVMVFPDLYRKKSELLREGEVLVVAGTISRRGEKEEIRATEVLLLKEALQSWVEGIVVTIPPGKLGMEDWEKLVSIVRRHPGKAKVFLAYHQPKSSRCLFLEAGESFRVSPGQGLEEELASVLGLPRPRYLISLPGKPRSLVTDGWSDPQASPMERETHGQE from the coding sequence ATGGGCAAGCGGAGGTTTATTCATCTTCACGTCCGCAGCGAATATAGCTTGCTTCGGGCTTATTGCCCAATTCCTGAGCTTGTGCGGACCGCCGCGGAGTTGGAGATGCCGGCCCTGGCGCTGACGGACGAGGGGGTTTTGTATGGTGCCGTTGAGTTCTACCGAACATGCCGGGCGCACAATATCCAACCGATTCTTGGCTGTGAGATCCATGTAGAGGAAGTGGCAGCTGGCTGTGGGGAGAGGCTGAGCCGGCCACCGGGGAGCGCTCGGTCCGTCATTCCGAACACGGCCAAGCTCATTCTTTTGGTCAAGGACAGCTCGGGCTACGAGAACCTCTTGCAGCTGGTAAGCCATGCACACCTGCATTCCGATGGCTCTCCACCCCGGGTCGGGTTTTCTACGTTACAAGACTATGCGCAGGGTCTTGTTGGGATTTCTCCCGCCCATTCGGGTCCGGTTTCGAAGCGAATCCTTGGAAGGGATTTTGCGGGAGCGGCGAACATGGCTCGGACTCTGGAGGCTCTCTTTGGAAGGGAGTCCTTTTATCTGGAGATTGTGGATCACGGGCTACCGGAAGAACTTTACCTACGCAAACGGCTGCGGGAACTGGCTCGGGAACTGGGAATAGGCCTTGTCGCTACCAATGACGTTTACTATGTACGACCCGAGCACGCGGCTCTCCACGAGATTCTCCTTTGTATTGGTGCCGGCGTAAAACTTGCCGACCCTCAGAGACCTCGACTACCGGGAAGCGAGTTTTATCTCAAAAGCCCGGAGCAAATGGAGGAGCTCTTTGGGGAAGAACCTTCGGCTTTGGAGACTACTGTCCGGATTCGTGAGCAGTGCCGCTTTGAATTGGAACTGGGCAGAAATCACTTTCCCACATATATCCCTCCGGACGGTTCGACACCCGAGGCGTATCTGCGGCATCTTTGCGAGGAGGGTATTCGTTCCCGATATGGAAGAGAGTCCAAGCTCATCAGCCAGGTTCGGGAGCGACTCAACTACGAGCTTGCGATCATTGAAAGGCTGGGGTTTGCCAGCTACTTCCTCGTTGTATGGGATTTTATCCGTTTTGCCCGGGAACAGGGGATTCCCGTGGGTCCGGGCAGGGGGAGTGCTGCGGGAAGTCTTGTGGCGTATCTTCTGCGGATCACCGACGTGGATCCTTTGAAGTACGGGCTTTTTTTTGAGCGGTTTCTCAATCCAGAGCGGGTGAGCCTGCCCGATATCGACATCGACTTTTGTTACAACCGCCGCGAAGAAGTCATCGCGTACGTTCGCCGGCGTTATGGAGAGGAAAGTGTTGCCCAGATCATCACCTTTGCACGGTTGGCAGCCCGCATGGCGATCCGGGATGTCGCTCGGGTGTTAGGGCTTTCCTATGGGCAGGCGGACCGGTTGGCGAAACTGGTTCCCTCGGAGCCGCACATCACGTTGAACAAAGCTTTGGAGGAACGTGAGGAGTTGCGATCGCTAGCGAAAGATGAGGTGTTCCGGCCGGTCATGGAGTACGCATCTTTATTGGAAGGGGTGCCCAGGCAGCCTGGCGTTCACGCAGCCGGGGTGGTCATAGCACCAGGGGCCATTGCTCGTTTTGTCCCGCTAACCCGGGGGGAAAACGATGTCGTGGTTACCCAGTGGGCGATGGAGGAGCTGGAACTGGTGGGGCTTCTGAAGATGGACTTCCTCGGTCTCAAAACACTCACGGTGATGCAGGATTGTGTGGAACTCATCCGGAAGGAAACCGGGAACCCGCACTTTTCTCTCGAGGCTGTCCCGCTGGACGATCCCAAAACGTTTGAGCTTCTGTCGCTTGGCAAGACGGTAGGAGTTTTCCAGTTGGAATCGCCTGGAATGCGAGAACTCTGCCGGAGGCTACAACCGGGGCGATTAGAGGATCTGATCGCTTTGGTGGCTCTCTATCGGCCGGGCCCGATGGAAAATATTGGGGCGTATGCAGAACGGAAACTCGGTTTGCGTCCGATCCAGTACGACCATCCTTCCCTTGAGCCCATTTTAAAGGAAACCTATGGGGTCATGATCTATCAAGAGCAGGTCATGCAGGCGGCCCACGTGCTCGCCGGGTATACCCTGGGGCAAGCCGATCTACTCCGGAGGGCCATGGGGAAGAAAAAAGCCGAGGAGATGCGGGCCCAAAAGGAATCGTTTGTGGAAGGGGCTTGCAAGCTTCATGGGATGTCGCGGGAAGAGGCTGAGCGGATTTTCGGGGAGCTGGAACGATTTGCCGGATATGGGTTTAACAAGGCACACAGTGTGTGCTACGGGCTTTTGGCTTACCGGATGGCCTATCTCAAAGCTCACTTTCCGGCGATCTTTTTTGCCTGTTCCCTTTCCAGTGAGATTGGGGATACGGAACGAATCGCCGAGCTTGTTCGGGAAGCCCGCATGATGGGGATCGAGCTTTTGCCGCCTGATCTCAACCGGAGTTTTCCCCACTTTTCCTTTGAGGACGGGGCGGTTCGGTGCGGGCTTGCTGCGATCAAAAACGTAGGGGTTAGCCAGGCGGGTCTCCTTGTGAGGGAGAGAGAGGCGGCGGGCCCCTATGCATCCCTAGAAGACGTTTTTCTCCGCATCCCTGAGGTTTCAGGGTGGAATCGCAAGGCCCTGGAAAGTTTGATCAAGGCCGGAGCTTGCGATGGGTGGAAAATGCCTCGCCTTGGGCTCTGCCGGCAAATTGATTCGGGACGCAAGCTTTCCCGTTCTGCAGCAGAAGAAAAATCGCAGGGATTCCTTTTTGAAGGAAAAGTTTTTCGGGAAGGTTTCTCTGCTCCGAAGCCTCCGGAAGGGGACCTTTCAACAGATGGTTCGATGGGGGAGGACCTGGCCCAGAGATTGGCGTGGGAGAAAGAGCTTTTGGGCTTCTATTGGAGTGGCCACCCCATCCAAGGTCATCAAAGGGAACTGGAGGCTTTGGGACTTGCGCCTCTGGAATCGCTCGAAGACAAGCCGGACGGAGGGCTTGTGTGGGTGGGGGGTGTGGTTACGCGGTGTGACATTCGTTTGGCGGCCCGTGACCGCCGCCCTTTCGGCCGGGTGGTTCTCGAGGACCAGAAAGGATCCGTCGAGGTCATGGTTTTTCCCGATCTCTACCGGAAGAAGTCGGAACTTCTCCGAGAGGGAGAAGTCCTGGTTGTGGCTGGGACAATCAGCCGGAGGGGGGAAAAGGAGGAGATTCGTGCGACAGAGGTTTTGCTCTTGAAAGAAGCATTACAAAGCTGGGTAGAAGGGATTGTTGTAACGATTCCCCCGGGCAAGTTGGGAATGGAAGATTGGGAGAAGCTTGTCTCTATCGTACGACGCCATCCGGGCAAGGCGAAAGTTTTTTTGGCGTACCACCAGCCAAAGAGCAGCCGATGTCTTTTCTTGGAAGCCGGTGAGTCTTTCCGCGTATCTCCTGGACAAGGACTGGAGGAAGAGCTGGCCTCTGTTCTGGGATTACCGCGGCCCAGGTATCTTATCTCACTTCCGGGCAAGCCCAGGAGCTTGGTCACCGATGGATGGAGTGATCCCCAAGCTTCTCCGATGGAGAGGGAGACCCATGGACAAGAGTGA
- the aroB gene encoding 3-dehydroquinate synthase, which yields MDKSDKGVACTVWVDLGKRSYPVRIGVGLRHRLDEELQRIPGCSKVTVVCDETTAALFADDVEKPLQRAGYSVVRVVVPPGELSKSVAQLENLWRRWAQAQLGRDGVVVALGGGVVGDLAGFAASVYLRGVRWVGMPTTLLAMVDSAIGGKTGIDLPEGKNLVGSFYQPCLVLEDLEVLDHLPPREFRSGMAEVIKYGCIADPSILSLASSGHLSREALTELVARCVQIKAQVVEEDEQEKTGKRMILNFGHTLGHAVEAASGYQKLLHGEAVAVGMWGAALLSHWKSGLSAEELDRIYQALVSQGLPRELPGMNREKVQDALLVDKKKRNHTLRWVLLRSLGSPCIRDDVTPQELERVFEFVFPRGTG from the coding sequence ATGGACAAGAGTGACAAAGGAGTGGCTTGCACCGTCTGGGTGGATCTAGGCAAGCGCAGTTACCCTGTGAGGATCGGGGTTGGACTGCGGCACCGGTTGGATGAAGAGCTGCAACGGATTCCCGGTTGCTCAAAGGTGACGGTGGTTTGTGATGAAACGACTGCTGCGCTTTTTGCCGACGACGTTGAAAAGCCCCTCCAAAGGGCAGGATATTCAGTCGTGCGCGTGGTCGTTCCCCCGGGGGAGCTTTCCAAAAGCGTAGCGCAACTGGAAAATCTCTGGCGAAGGTGGGCTCAAGCGCAGTTGGGCCGTGATGGAGTGGTGGTGGCACTGGGCGGGGGCGTGGTGGGAGATTTGGCCGGTTTTGCTGCGTCGGTGTATCTGCGGGGCGTTCGTTGGGTTGGAATGCCAACAACCCTGCTTGCGATGGTGGATAGTGCTATTGGAGGCAAAACCGGGATTGACCTCCCGGAAGGAAAAAATCTTGTCGGCAGCTTTTACCAACCGTGCCTGGTGCTTGAGGATCTGGAGGTGTTAGACCATCTGCCGCCAAGAGAGTTTCGCTCCGGGATGGCGGAGGTGATTAAGTACGGTTGTATTGCGGACCCGTCCATTCTGTCTTTGGCCAGTTCAGGGCATCTTTCCCGGGAAGCTCTTACAGAGCTGGTAGCCCGCTGCGTCCAAATCAAAGCGCAAGTGGTAGAGGAGGACGAGCAGGAAAAAACGGGCAAACGGATGATCCTCAATTTCGGCCACACGTTGGGTCATGCGGTGGAGGCAGCCAGCGGGTATCAAAAGCTTTTGCATGGGGAGGCCGTTGCCGTTGGCATGTGGGGTGCAGCCCTCTTATCACACTGGAAAAGCGGATTATCGGCGGAGGAACTGGATCGGATCTATCAAGCCCTTGTGAGTCAAGGATTACCTCGAGAGCTACCGGGAATGAATCGAGAAAAGGTGCAGGATGCACTATTGGTCGATAAAAAGAAGCGAAATCATACGCTGCGCTGGGTCCTTCTTAGGAGTCTGGGTTCTCCTTGCATCCGGGACGATGTGACTCCGCAAGAGTTGGAGCGGGTCTTTGAGTTCGTTTTCCCCCGGGGGACTGGCTAA